One Blattabacterium cuenoti DNA window includes the following coding sequences:
- the murG gene encoding undecaprenyldiphospho-muramoylpentapeptide beta-N-acetylglucosaminyltransferase, producing MKNLISNNINPKIIIGCGGTGGHIYTGVAIANGIKNKIPKSNILFIGSKNHMEMKEIPKYGFKIKGICLSGGRNKLVSIYSGFILLSQLIRSFISIKKVIKQFSPNIVIGTGGYVSFPTLCVAKNKNIPILIQEQNSIPGITNRIFSRYAKKICIAYDQAKKFFPKKKTIITGNPIRSNIFHLPDKKIACNKLGLKKDKPIILSLGGSHGSNNINNAWINGGLTKLIHLDLQLIWQIGNYHINKIKRNEILNHPNFRITKFIEDISYCYAAADIIVSRAGALTISEICIIGKPYILIPLSSSTDNHQSENAKVLEKKKAALIINDSEIEEKLIDSIVKLMNNIHMKKKMIKNMLSLSKPSATNDIIKEILRIILC from the coding sequence ATGAAAAATCTAATTAGTAACAATATCAATCCAAAAATTATTATTGGATGTGGAGGCACTGGGGGGCATATTTACACAGGTGTAGCTATTGCAAATGGAATAAAAAATAAAATTCCGAAATCTAATATATTATTTATCGGATCTAAAAATCATATGGAAATGAAAGAAATTCCAAAATATGGATTTAAAATTAAAGGAATTTGTTTATCTGGGGGAAGAAATAAACTTGTATCTATATATTCAGGATTTATTTTATTATCACAATTGATACGTAGTTTTATTTCAATAAAGAAGGTTATTAAACAATTTTCTCCAAATATAGTGATTGGAACAGGTGGTTACGTAAGTTTTCCTACTTTGTGTGTAGCAAAAAATAAAAATATCCCTATACTAATACAAGAACAAAATTCTATTCCAGGAATAACTAATAGAATATTTTCTCGTTATGCTAAAAAGATATGTATTGCTTATGATCAAGCAAAAAAATTTTTTCCTAAAAAAAAAACTATAATAACAGGAAATCCAATTCGATCCAATATTTTTCATTTACCTGACAAAAAAATAGCATGTAATAAATTGGGATTAAAAAAAGATAAACCAATTATTCTTTCGTTAGGTGGTAGTCATGGATCTAATAATATAAATAATGCTTGGATTAATGGAGGATTAACTAAATTAATTCATTTAGATCTTCAATTAATTTGGCAAATTGGAAATTATCATATTAATAAAATAAAAAGAAACGAAATATTAAATCATCCTAATTTTAGGATAACAAAATTTATTGAAGATATATCTTATTGTTATGCTGCAGCAGATATTATTGTATCTAGAGCAGGTGCTTTAACTATATCAGAAATATGTATAATAGGAAAACCCTATATATTAATTCCTCTTTCTAGTTCTACAGACAATCATCAAAGTGAAAATGCAAAAGTATTAGAGAAAAAAAAAGCAGCATTAATTATTAATGATTCAGAAATAGAAGAAAAATTAATAGACTCAATTGTTAAATTAATGAATAATATTCATATGAAAAAAAAAATGATAAAAAATATGTTATCATTAAGTAAACCTTCGGCAACTAATGATATTATTAAAGAAATTTTACGAATCATATTATGTTAA
- the murC gene encoding UDP-N-acetylmuramate--L-alanine ligase has translation MLNNINFFYFLGIGGIGMSSLARYFHYMGKIVYGHDQNYTSLTNNLENEGIIINYDDNIKSIPFWVCSDKCMTIYTPAIPNNHKQWIFLKKNVKNIKKRSQVLSLITKNKTCIAIGGTHGKTTTCSFLTHILYSNGIKITSFLGGISKNYESNFISNGKDIFLVEADEFDRSFLHLSPNIACITSLDQDHVDIYPKKDILINAYINFSKRIKNPYKKIFLCKEDSFLYKKYFISKNVIYYSIIYKEDYYSDNIVIKDNKWYFDFHTPKEVWKSIVLPIPGYHNLKNITAALSIADYLNINKEKIKKYLYLFKGIERRYSIHYNNNGKIYIDDYAHHPTEINILIKTVKQCFPKKKILGIFQPHLFSRTKFFENSFAKSLENFDFLILLEIYPSREDNKKLEYNINSNILLNKINLNLDNKIVSTLDKVMLTIKEKKFDFDIIMTIGAGNIENIINPIKKWLNKEYGHNN, from the coding sequence ATGTTAAATAATATAAACTTTTTTTATTTTCTAGGAATAGGAGGTATAGGTATGAGTTCATTGGCTAGATATTTTCATTATATGGGAAAAATTGTTTATGGTCATGATCAAAATTATACTTCTTTAACAAATAATTTGGAAAATGAAGGAATAATTATTAATTATGATGATAATATTAAATCAATTCCGTTTTGGGTTTGTTCTGATAAATGTATGACTATTTACACTCCAGCTATACCTAATAATCATAAACAATGGATTTTTTTAAAAAAAAATGTAAAAAATATAAAAAAAAGATCTCAAGTATTATCTTTAATTACAAAAAATAAAACTTGTATAGCTATAGGGGGTACTCATGGTAAAACTACTACATGTAGTTTTTTAACGCATATTTTATATAGTAATGGAATAAAAATTACTTCTTTTTTAGGAGGAATATCTAAAAATTATGAATCTAATTTTATTTCAAACGGAAAAGATATTTTCTTAGTAGAAGCTGATGAATTTGATCGTTCCTTTTTACATTTATCTCCTAACATTGCTTGTATTACATCATTAGATCAAGATCATGTAGATATTTATCCTAAAAAAGATATTTTGATCAATGCTTATATAAACTTTTCTAAAAGGATAAAAAATCCATATAAAAAAATCTTCTTATGTAAAGAAGATTCTTTTTTATATAAAAAATATTTTATTTCAAAAAATGTTATTTATTATTCAATAATTTATAAAGAAGATTATTATTCGGATAATATTGTTATAAAAGATAATAAATGGTATTTTGATTTTCATACTCCTAAAGAAGTATGGAAATCTATAGTTTTACCTATTCCTGGTTATCATAATTTAAAAAATATTACAGCAGCTTTATCTATAGCCGATTATTTAAATATTAATAAAGAAAAAATAAAAAAATATTTATATTTATTTAAAGGAATTGAAAGAAGATATTCTATTCATTATAATAATAATGGAAAAATATATATAGATGATTACGCTCATCATCCAACAGAAATTAATATTTTAATTAAAACTGTTAAACAATGTTTTCCTAAAAAAAAAATATTAGGGATTTTTCAACCACATTTATTTAGTAGAACTAAATTTTTTGAAAATTCTTTTGCAAAAAGTTTAGAAAACTTTGATTTTTTAATATTATTAGAAATTTATCCTTCTAGAGAAGATAATAAAAAACTAGAATATAATATTAATTCAAATATATTATTAAATAAAATAAATTTGAATTTAGATAATAAAATAGTATCTACCTTGGATAAGGTTATGTTAACAATAAAAGAAAAAAAATTTGATTTTGATATTATTATGACAATAGGAGCAGGAAATATAGAAAATATAATTAATCCAATAAAAAAATGGTTAAATAAAGAATATGGACATAATAATTAA